From the genome of Nasonia vitripennis strain AsymCx chromosome 1, Nvit_psr_1.1, whole genome shotgun sequence, one region includes:
- the LOC116416967 gene encoding uncharacterized protein LOC116416967, with the protein MESPRAESYASSDTGRTRMIDAEARHTDLDGNLNEVTADLTGLVTICCSDCDLDSANYEKCQGELALQCLACREKFYHRFWAIRHINSCASIIKQPKYICELCETTFERIDELRRHFQDCASDCFTSLQLENNNTNSEEELDMFKYFANSSEILRKSVREYGHERFYAHFCVECREPIIDETSVDAVDCDECKVSCLLQCNTCKCLHETYESIIEHLKGSYCGYKMQLAVDPDAQLHEQA; encoded by the exons ATGGAATCTCCACGTGCGGAATCTTACGCATCTTCTGACACTG GTAGGACGAGAATGATTGATGCAGAAGCTCGTCACACGGATCTCGATGGAAATCTCAACGAAG TTACTGCAGACTTGACAGGGCTTGTGACGATTTGTTGCTCGGATTGTGATCTTGACAGTGCCAACTACGAAAAATGCCAGGGCGAGCTAGCTCTGCAATGTTTAGCGTGCCGAGAGAAGTTTTATCACCGTTTTTGGGCGATCCGGCACATCAATTCTTGTGCCAGCATCATCAAGCAGCCAAAATACATCTGTGAGTTGTGCGAAACGACATTCGAACGGATCGATGAACTAAGAAGACACTTTCAAGACTGTGCAAGTGATTGTTTTACAAGTCTTCAGTTGGAGAACAACAACACGAATTCGGAGGAAGAATTAGATATGTTCAAGTACTTTGCCAACTCATCGGAGATATTAAGGAAAAGCGTGAGGGAATACG GACATGAACGTTTTTATGCGCACTTCTGCGTGGAGTGCCGCGAACCCATCATCGATGAAACATCGGTCGACGCAGTAGACTGCGATGAATGTAAAGTTAGTTGCCTGCTGCAGTGCAACACGTGCAAATGTCTACACGAGACTTACGAGTCCATTATTGAGCATTTAAAGGGGAGCTATTGCGGATATAAGATGCAATTAGCGGTGGACCCGGATGCTCAACTTCACGAACAGGcgtga
- the LOC107981240 gene encoding uncharacterized protein LOC107981240 has protein sequence MESPRAESYASSDTGRTRMIDAEARHTDLDGNLNEVTADLTGLVTICCSDCDLDSANYEKCQGELALQCLACREKFYHRFWAIRHINSCASIIKQPKYICELCETTFERIDELRRHFQDCASDCFTSLQLENNNTNSEEELDMFKYFANSSEILRKSVREYGHERFYAHFCVECREPIIDETSVDAVDCDECKVSCLLQCNTCKCLHET, from the exons ATGGAATCTCCACGTGCGGAATCTTACGCATCTTCTGACACTG GTAGGACGAGAATGATTGATGCAGAAGCTCGTCACACGGATCTCGATGGAAATCTCAACGAAG TTACTGCAGACTTGACAGGGCTTGTGACGATTTGTTGCTCGGATTGTGATCTTGACAGTGCCAACTACGAAAAATGCCAGGGCGAGCTAGCTCTGCAATGTTTAGCGTGCCGAGAGAAGTTTTATCACCGTTTTTGGGCGATCCGGCACATCAATTCTTGTGCCAGCATCATCAAGCAGCCAAAATACATCTGTGAGTTGTGCGAAACGACATTCGAACGGATCGATGAACTAAGAAGACACTTTCAAGACTGTGCAAGTGATTGTTTTACAAGTCTTCAGTTGGAGAACAACAACACGAATTCGGAGGAAGAATTAGATATGTTCAAGTACTTTGCCAACTCATCGGAGATATTAAGGAAAAGCGTGAGGGAATACG GACATGAACGTTTTTATGCGCACTTCTGCGTGGAGTGCCGCGAACCCATCATCGATGAAACATCGGTCGACGCAGTAGACTGCGATGAATGTAAAGTTAGTTGCCTGCTGCAGTGCAACACGTGCAAATGTCTACACGAGACTTAG